A single Phytohabitans houttuyneae DNA region contains:
- a CDS encoding effector-associated constant component EACC1 — protein MDVGVVVSPSADGVRELARWLGEEDELRGRVRLREGEAVSGTLGAITDGLVAVLGPAGVGAFAAGVVQWLRTRRTDVEVEVSRADGATMKVSAKYVQGLTAAAVRDLVDDLATFARSGDE, from the coding sequence GTGGACGTTGGTGTGGTCGTCAGCCCTTCCGCGGACGGCGTTCGCGAGCTCGCGCGATGGTTGGGCGAGGAGGACGAGCTTCGGGGGCGGGTGCGTCTACGCGAGGGCGAGGCCGTTTCCGGCACGCTCGGAGCGATCACCGACGGCTTGGTGGCGGTGTTGGGGCCGGCCGGGGTCGGTGCGTTCGCGGCCGGAGTCGTGCAGTGGTTGCGCACCCGGCGCACCGACGTCGAGGTCGAGGTCAGCAGGGCGGATGGCGCCACCATGAAAGTGTCGGCGAAGTACGTCCAGGGGCTGACCGCGGCGGCCGTCCGCGACCTTGTCGATGACCTGGCCACGTTCGCCAGATCTGGCGATGAGTAA
- a CDS encoding carboxymuconolactone decarboxylase family protein, which yields MPHITLNTNEPGIRGLFRFRPETALPLNGLVEALLCGPGTLTRGERELIAAYVSGLNECRYCYSAHAAYAAEQLPEGMALVDQVHDNLDGAPVSAKMRALLDIGGAVQRGGKQVTEDLVAAARSAGATDVEIHDTVLIAAAFCMFNRYVDGLATVLPEDPDFYTNRAKHIAAHGYLGVLQQETIHK from the coding sequence ATGCCACACATCACGCTCAACACCAACGAACCCGGGATCCGCGGCCTGTTCCGGTTCAGGCCGGAGACGGCACTGCCGCTCAACGGGCTTGTCGAGGCACTGCTGTGTGGGCCAGGTACGTTGACCCGTGGCGAACGCGAGCTCATCGCGGCCTATGTGTCCGGCCTCAACGAATGCCGGTACTGTTACTCCGCCCACGCGGCGTACGCGGCCGAGCAGCTCCCCGAGGGCATGGCCCTGGTCGATCAGGTGCATGACAATCTCGACGGCGCACCGGTTTCGGCCAAGATGCGCGCGCTGCTCGACATCGGCGGCGCGGTGCAACGCGGCGGCAAGCAGGTCACCGAGGATCTGGTGGCCGCCGCCCGGTCCGCGGGTGCCACCGATGTGGAGATCCACGACACGGTGCTGATCGCGGCCGCGTTCTGCATGTTCAACCGGTACGTCGACGGGTTGGCCACCGTCCTGCCGGAAGACCCCGACTTCTACACCAACCGCGCGAAGCACATCGCCGCCCACGGCTACCTCGGTGTCCTGCAGCAGGAGACCATCCACAAGTGA